One window from the genome of Streptococcus halotolerans encodes:
- the carB gene encoding carbamoyl-phosphate synthase large subunit has product MPKRKDIKKIMVIGSGPIIIGQAAEFDYAGTQACLALKEEGYSVVLVNSNPATIMTDKEIADKVYIEPLTLEFVSRILRKERPDALLPTLGGQTGLNMAMELSKAGVLEEFGVELLGTKLSAIDQAEDRDLFKQLMEELDQPIPESEIVETVEEALEFAHAIGYPVIVRPAFTLGGTGGGICSNEKELRDITKNGLKLSPVTQCLIERSISGFKEIEYEVMRDAADNALVVCNMENVDPVGIHTGDSIVFAPTQTLSDIENQMLRDASLKIIRALKIEGGCNVQLALDPHSFKYYVIEVNPRVSRSSALASKATGYPIAKLAAKIAVGLTLDEMINPVTGSTYAMFEPALDYVVAKIPRFPFDKFEHGERRLGTQMKATGEVMAIGRNIEEALLKACRSLEIGVCHNDMPELFEASDDQLFEKIVKAQDDRLFYISEAIRRGISIEEMADLTKIDIFFLDKLLHIYELEQALALKVGDLTLLKEVKRYGFADRKIAELWGMREEEIRELRIANNLLPVYKMVDTCAAEFESSTPYFYSTYAFENESVPSEKESVLVLGSGPIRIGQGVEFDYATVHSVKAIQAAGYEAIIMNSNPETVSTDFSVSDKLYFEPLTFEDVMNVIDLEAPKGVIVQFGGQTAINLAERLSEAGVTILGTQVEDLDRAEDRDLFEKALKELGIPQPPGHTATNEEEAIEAARQIGFPVLVRPSYVLGGRAMEIVENEADLRSYMKTAVKASPEHPVLVDSYIIGQECEVDAISDGTTVLIPGIMEHIERAGIHSGDSMAVYPPQTLSKAVQETIVDYTKRLAIGLNCIGMMNIQFVIEDETVYVIEVNPRASRTVPFLSKVTNIPMAQVATRLILGENLADLGYKDGLYPESSQVHVKAPVFSFSKLSKVDSLLGPEMKSTGEIMGSDTTLEKALYKAFEASSFHLAEYGNVVFTISDDSKEEALGLAQRFAAIGYSLFATQGTADYLRNNGLDVRLVNKIGEDQNQDIPALVRAGKVQAIVNTVGTKRTADKDGQMIRRSAIEQGVPLFTALDTADAMLKVLESRGFRTEPI; this is encoded by the coding sequence ATGCCTAAAAGAAAAGATATCAAAAAAATTATGGTGATTGGGTCTGGCCCCATCATTATCGGTCAAGCTGCTGAGTTTGATTATGCTGGTACGCAGGCCTGTCTTGCTTTGAAGGAAGAGGGGTATAGTGTTGTCTTGGTCAACTCTAACCCTGCGACTATTATGACAGACAAAGAAATTGCGGATAAGGTTTATATTGAACCGTTAACACTTGAGTTTGTCTCTCGTATTTTACGAAAAGAGCGACCAGATGCTCTTTTGCCAACCCTCGGTGGTCAAACAGGCCTCAATATGGCTATGGAACTATCGAAAGCTGGCGTTCTGGAGGAGTTTGGTGTTGAACTTTTAGGGACTAAACTGTCAGCCATTGACCAAGCAGAAGATCGTGACTTGTTTAAACAATTGATGGAAGAGTTGGACCAACCGATTCCAGAATCTGAAATTGTTGAAACAGTAGAAGAAGCGCTTGAATTTGCTCATGCAATTGGTTATCCTGTTATCGTTCGACCTGCTTTTACTCTTGGTGGAACAGGTGGAGGGATTTGTTCCAATGAAAAGGAGCTTCGGGATATTACCAAAAATGGCCTTAAATTATCACCCGTAACCCAGTGCCTTATTGAGCGTTCTATCTCTGGTTTCAAAGAAATTGAGTACGAAGTCATGCGAGATGCTGCTGACAATGCCCTAGTTGTTTGCAACATGGAAAATGTTGATCCCGTTGGTATTCATACAGGTGATTCTATCGTTTTTGCCCCAACCCAGACCCTTTCTGATATTGAAAATCAGATGTTGCGCGATGCGAGTTTGAAAATCATTCGTGCTCTTAAAATTGAGGGTGGTTGTAATGTCCAACTAGCTCTTGACCCCCATAGTTTTAAGTACTATGTTATTGAGGTGAATCCTCGTGTATCGCGTTCCTCAGCTCTTGCTTCTAAAGCAACAGGTTATCCCATTGCCAAATTAGCGGCTAAAATTGCGGTTGGCTTGACTTTGGATGAGATGATTAACCCCGTAACAGGTTCAACCTATGCTATGTTTGAACCAGCCTTGGACTATGTAGTTGCAAAGATACCTCGTTTTCCATTTGATAAATTTGAGCATGGTGAACGTCGTCTAGGAACCCAAATGAAGGCAACCGGTGAGGTTATGGCGATCGGTCGTAACATTGAGGAAGCGCTACTTAAAGCTTGTCGATCTTTAGAAATTGGCGTTTGCCACAATGACATGCCAGAATTGTTTGAGGCTAGCGACGATCAGCTTTTTGAGAAAATCGTTAAAGCGCAAGATGACCGTCTCTTTTATATTTCGGAAGCTATTCGTCGAGGGATTTCTATTGAAGAAATGGCTGATCTAACGAAAATTGATATTTTCTTTTTGGATAAGCTGCTCCATATTTATGAATTAGAACAAGCATTAGCTCTTAAAGTTGGTGACTTAACTCTTTTAAAAGAAGTTAAGCGTTATGGTTTTGCAGATCGCAAGATTGCTGAGCTTTGGGGCATGCGAGAAGAGGAGATTCGTGAGCTTCGAATAGCTAATAACCTGTTACCAGTTTACAAAATGGTTGATACCTGTGCGGCAGAGTTTGAGTCCAGCACTCCTTATTTCTATTCAACCTATGCTTTTGAAAATGAATCTGTGCCTAGTGAAAAAGAGTCAGTTCTGGTTCTTGGTTCTGGTCCTATTAGGATTGGTCAAGGTGTTGAATTCGACTATGCCACTGTCCACTCTGTGAAAGCCATTCAGGCAGCTGGCTACGAAGCCATTATCATGAATTCTAATCCTGAGACAGTTTCGACGGATTTCTCCGTATCGGACAAGCTGTACTTTGAGCCATTAACTTTTGAAGATGTTATGAATGTCATTGATTTGGAAGCGCCTAAAGGGGTAATTGTGCAGTTCGGTGGACAGACAGCCATTAATCTTGCTGAACGGTTATCTGAGGCTGGTGTAACCATTTTAGGAACACAGGTGGAAGATTTGGATCGCGCTGAAGATAGAGATTTGTTTGAAAAAGCCCTCAAAGAATTAGGTATTCCACAGCCACCAGGACACACGGCAACCAATGAGGAAGAGGCTATTGAAGCTGCTCGTCAGATCGGCTTTCCTGTCCTAGTCCGTCCATCCTATGTTTTAGGTGGACGCGCTATGGAAATTGTGGAAAATGAAGCTGATCTGCGTTCTTACATGAAGACGGCTGTTAAAGCTAGTCCAGAGCATCCTGTTCTTGTCGATTCTTACATCATTGGACAAGAGTGCGAAGTGGATGCCATTTCCGATGGAACGACTGTCTTGATTCCAGGCATCATGGAGCATATCGAAAGAGCGGGGATTCACTCGGGAGACTCTATGGCCGTTTACCCGCCACAGACTCTCTCGAAGGCTGTTCAGGAAACGATTGTTGATTACACCAAGCGTCTGGCTATTGGTTTGAATTGTATCGGAATGATGAACATTCAGTTTGTTATCGAGGATGAGACTGTCTATGTCATTGAAGTTAATCCACGTGCCAGTCGTACCGTTCCTTTCCTTTCCAAAGTGACCAATATTCCAATGGCACAAGTGGCAACACGGTTGATATTAGGAGAAAACTTAGCAGACTTGGGTTATAAAGATGGCCTCTATCCAGAATCTTCTCAAGTTCATGTTAAGGCGCCAGTTTTCTCTTTTAGTAAATTATCTAAAGTTGACAGTCTGCTAGGACCAGAGATGAAGTCAACTGGCGAAATTATGGGATCAGATACCACCCTTGAAAAGGCACTTTATAAAGCTTTTGAAGCTTCGTCTTTCCACTTAGCAGAATACGGAAATGTGGTCTTTACCATCTCTGATGACAGCAAAGAAGAGGCTCTTGGGTTGGCGCAACGTTTTGCGGCCATTGGTTACAGCCTTTTTGCTACTCAAGGAACGGCAGATTATTTGCGTAACAATGGTCTTGACGTTCGCTTAGTCAATAAGATAGGTGAAGATCAAAACCAAGATATTCCAGCTTTAGTTCGTGCTGGTAAGGTGCAAGCGATTGTCAATACTGTTGGAACAAAACGCACAGCAGACAAAGACGGGCAGATGATTCGACGTTCAGCCATCGAGCAGGGGGTTCCGCTATTTACGGCACTTGACACGGCAGATGCGATGCTAAAAGTGTTAGAAAGCCGCGGTTTTAGAACTGAGCCGATATAG
- a CDS encoding carbamoyl phosphate synthase small subunit, which produces MGKRLLILEDGTLFEGQAFGADIDVTGEIVFNTGMTGYQESITDQSYNGQLLTFTYPLVGNYGINRDDYESISPTCKGVVVSEYARRASNWRHQMSLDAFLKAKNIPGISGIDTRALTKMIRQHGTMKATMADDGDSVEHLKDQLRATVLPTNNIEQVSTKTAYPAPGVGKSIVLVDFGLKHSILRELSKRKANVTVVPHDTTAEQILGLNPDGVMLSNGPGNPTDVPHAIKMIRGIQGKIPIFGICMGHQLFALANGAETYKMTFGHRGFNHAVREIASGRIDFTSQNHGYAVKRETLPDCLMVTHEDINDQSVEGVRHRDFPAFSVQFHPDAAPGPHDADYLFDDFLEMIDAYQAEQDH; this is translated from the coding sequence ATGGGAAAACGTCTCTTAATTTTAGAAGATGGTACTCTTTTTGAAGGCCAGGCCTTTGGTGCTGATATTGATGTGACAGGCGAAATTGTCTTTAATACTGGGATGACTGGTTATCAAGAATCTATCACAGACCAGTCTTATAATGGTCAACTATTAACCTTTACCTATCCCTTAGTGGGAAATTATGGGATTAATCGTGACGATTATGAATCCATTAGCCCAACCTGCAAAGGAGTCGTCGTTTCGGAGTATGCTCGTCGAGCAAGTAATTGGCGTCATCAAATGTCTTTGGATGCGTTTTTGAAAGCCAAGAATATTCCTGGTATTTCTGGTATTGACACGAGAGCTTTAACCAAAATGATTCGCCAGCATGGTACGATGAAAGCTACTATGGCAGATGATGGAGACAGTGTCGAGCATTTGAAAGATCAGCTACGAGCAACGGTTTTGCCGACTAATAATATAGAACAAGTATCGACAAAAACGGCTTACCCGGCACCAGGGGTCGGAAAGAGCATCGTCTTGGTTGATTTTGGGCTCAAACATTCCATTTTAAGAGAATTATCAAAACGCAAAGCCAATGTGACGGTAGTGCCTCACGATACAACTGCTGAACAGATTTTAGGGCTTAACCCTGATGGTGTAATGCTTTCAAATGGTCCTGGTAATCCAACAGACGTACCGCATGCCATCAAAATGATTAGAGGCATACAAGGTAAAATCCCCATTTTTGGTATTTGTATGGGGCACCAACTATTTGCTTTGGCAAATGGCGCTGAGACTTATAAAATGACCTTTGGTCATCGGGGTTTTAATCATGCTGTTCGCGAAATTGCTTCAGGACGTATTGATTTTACCAGCCAAAACCATGGCTATGCGGTCAAACGCGAAACCTTGCCTGATTGTCTGATGGTTACTCATGAAGACATTAATGATCAGTCGGTTGAAGGGGTTCGTCACAGAGATTTTCCTGCCTTTTCAGTTCAATTTCACCCTGATGCTGCACCTGGTCCGCACGATGCTGACTATCTTTTTGATGACTTCCTAGAAATGATAGATGCCTATCAGGCTGAACAAGATCACTGA
- a CDS encoding aspartate carbamoyltransferase catalytic subunit, whose amino-acid sequence MLSLQHLVSMEDLSAEQVMALLDRALLFKKGQANFELDSQTFAANLFFENSTRTHKSFEVAEKKLGLEVIDFNADSSSVTKGETLYDTILTMDALGVDICVVRHPAVEYYKEIIESPTMTVSIVNGGDGSGQHPSQCLLDLMTIYEEFGHFDGLKVCIAGDITHSRVAKSNMQMLTRLGAEVSFAGPKEWYSQEFDAYGQHVGLDEIVPDLDVLMLLRVQHERHDGQTSFSKEAYHQLFGLTQERYQNLKSSAIVMHPAPVNRDVEIADALVEADKSRIVKQMSNGVFVRMAILEAVLNGRKKQR is encoded by the coding sequence ATGCTGAGTTTACAACATTTGGTAAGTATGGAAGACTTGTCAGCAGAACAAGTTATGGCACTTTTGGATAGAGCATTGTTGTTTAAGAAAGGTCAAGCCAATTTTGAATTGGATAGTCAAACCTTTGCTGCCAATCTCTTTTTTGAAAATTCCACTCGAACCCACAAATCGTTTGAAGTGGCTGAGAAGAAGCTTGGTTTGGAAGTCATCGATTTCAATGCTGACAGCAGTTCCGTTACTAAGGGAGAGACCCTTTACGATACCATTTTAACCATGGACGCTTTAGGCGTTGATATCTGTGTTGTTCGCCATCCTGCGGTAGAGTACTATAAAGAGATTATTGAGAGCCCAACCATGACAGTTTCTATTGTTAATGGTGGTGATGGTTCGGGACAACATCCTAGTCAGTGTTTGCTGGATTTGATGACCATTTACGAAGAATTTGGTCATTTTGATGGCTTGAAAGTCTGCATAGCTGGTGATATCACGCACTCTCGAGTAGCTAAATCCAATATGCAAATGCTAACACGGTTAGGCGCTGAGGTTTCTTTTGCGGGTCCTAAGGAGTGGTATTCTCAAGAGTTTGATGCTTATGGTCAACATGTAGGACTTGATGAGATTGTGCCAGACCTTGATGTGTTGATGCTCTTACGGGTTCAACATGAACGCCATGATGGTCAGACGTCTTTCTCAAAAGAAGCCTATCATCAACTGTTCGGATTGACCCAAGAGCGCTATCAAAACTTGAAATCATCAGCTATTGTCATGCATCCGGCGCCTGTTAATCGTGATGTCGAAATTGCTGATGCTCTCGTAGAAGCAGACAAATCGCGCATTGTTAAACAAATGTCTAATGGTGTATTTGTGCGAATGGCCATTCTGGAAGCTGTTCTAAATGGTCGCAAGAAACAGCGTTAA
- the pyrR gene encoding bifunctional pyr operon transcriptional regulator/uracil phosphoribosyltransferase PyrR — protein MKTKEIVDEVTMKRAVTRITYEIIERNKNLDNIVLAGIKTRGVHLARRIQERLQQLEGLEIPLGELDIKPFRDDMKVEEDTTQMPVDITDKDLILVDDVLYTGRTIRAAIDNLVSIGRPARVSLAVLIDRGHRELPIRADYVGKNIPTSSVEEIVVEVTEVDGRDSVSIVDPS, from the coding sequence ATGAAAACCAAAGAAATTGTTGATGAAGTGACCATGAAACGCGCCGTTACCCGTATTACCTATGAAATTATTGAGCGCAATAAGAATCTTGATAATATTGTTTTAGCAGGGATTAAAACACGTGGTGTTCATTTGGCTCGCCGCATTCAAGAACGTTTGCAACAATTGGAAGGGTTGGAAATTCCTCTCGGAGAACTAGATATCAAGCCTTTCCGTGATGATATGAAAGTCGAAGAAGATACGACACAAATGCCTGTCGACATCACTGATAAAGATCTTATCTTGGTTGATGACGTTCTTTATACAGGTCGTACGATTCGTGCAGCCATTGACAATCTGGTTAGTATTGGTCGCCCAGCGCGTGTCAGTTTGGCTGTCCTTATCGATCGTGGTCACCGTGAATTGCCAATTCGCGCGGATTATGTTGGTAAAAATATCCCAACATCAAGCGTGGAAGAAATTGTCGTTGAAGTTACAGAAGTCGATGGACGTGACAGTGTTAGCATTGTAGATCCAAGCTAG
- a CDS encoding RluA family pseudouridine synthase yields MEVIIKEAGIRLDKAVADLTELSRQKANEDIKAGIILVNGQTAKAKYAVKEGDVISYEMPEAEVLEYAAEDIPLDIIYQDEDVAVVNKPQGMVVHPSAGHSSGTLVNALMYHIKDLSSINGVVRPGIVHRIDKDTSGLLMIAKNDQTHQALAEELKAQKSLRQYVALVHGNLPNDRGVIEAPIGRSDKDRKKQAVTEKGKPALTRFHVLERFGDYTLVALQLETGRTHQIRVHMAYIGHPIAGDVTYGPRKTLAGKGQFLHAKTLGFTHPKTGELVTFEAELPEIFQDTLQKLRQKTK; encoded by the coding sequence ATGGAAGTAATTATAAAAGAGGCGGGAATTCGCCTAGATAAAGCAGTAGCAGACTTAACTGAATTGTCCCGTCAAAAAGCTAATGAAGATATTAAAGCAGGCATTATTTTGGTCAATGGTCAGACGGCCAAGGCGAAATACGCTGTCAAAGAAGGGGATGTGATCAGCTATGAAATGCCTGAAGCAGAGGTTTTAGAGTATGCTGCTGAAGATATTCCCCTAGACATTATCTATCAAGATGAAGATGTTGCTGTGGTTAATAAACCGCAAGGGATGGTCGTTCATCCTTCAGCGGGGCATTCGTCTGGTACTTTGGTTAATGCCCTTATGTATCATATCAAAGATTTATCATCTATCAATGGAGTCGTTCGACCAGGGATTGTTCACCGTATTGATAAGGATACGTCAGGACTTTTGATGATTGCCAAAAATGACCAGACTCACCAGGCTTTGGCTGAGGAACTCAAGGCCCAAAAATCCTTACGTCAGTATGTGGCTCTGGTCCATGGCAATCTCCCCAATGACCGTGGCGTCATTGAGGCACCTATCGGACGTTCAGACAAGGATCGCAAGAAACAAGCTGTCACTGAAAAAGGAAAGCCAGCTTTAACGCGTTTCCATGTGTTAGAGCGATTTGGTGATTATACACTGGTTGCCTTACAGCTAGAGACAGGACGTACCCATCAAATCCGTGTTCATATGGCCTATATTGGGCATCCGATTGCCGGTGACGTTACTTATGGTCCTCGTAAAACCTTGGCTGGAAAAGGTCAATTTCTTCATGCTAAAACACTCGGTTTTACACATCCCAAAACGGGTGAATTAGTAACATTTGAAGCTGAACTACCAGAGATTTTTCAGGATACTTTACAAAAATTGCGTCAAAAAACCAAATAG
- the lspA gene encoding signal peptidase II, giving the protein MRKILFSGFVLVLIVLDQLSKFWIVDHIPLGEVRPFLPGIFSLTYLQNRGAAFSILQEQQWFFALVTFVVIGVSMYYANKMIKGSPWFLVGLLLIIAGGIGNFIDRIRLGYVVDMVHLDFMDFAIFNVADSYLTVGVIILMIALWKEEDGSNYKRGGNSPR; this is encoded by the coding sequence ATGCGGAAAATTCTTTTTAGCGGGTTTGTGCTGGTATTGATAGTTTTGGATCAATTAAGTAAGTTTTGGATTGTTGATCACATTCCACTAGGTGAAGTTAGACCCTTTTTACCGGGTATCTTTAGTTTGACTTATTTGCAAAATAGGGGGGCAGCCTTCTCTATTCTGCAAGAGCAACAATGGTTCTTCGCTCTTGTTACCTTTGTTGTTATTGGAGTATCCATGTATTATGCCAATAAAATGATCAAGGGATCTCCTTGGTTTTTAGTGGGATTACTGTTAATCATAGCTGGTGGAATAGGTAATTTTATTGACCGGATTCGGCTTGGTTATGTCGTGGATATGGTGCATTTGGATTTTATGGATTTTGCTATTTTTAATGTGGCGGATTCTTATTTAACAGTTGGGGTTATCATTTTGATGATTGCCTTATGGAAAGAGGAAGATGGAAGTAATTATAAAAGAGGCGGGAATTCGCCTAGATAA
- a CDS encoding LysR family transcriptional regulator has protein sequence MNIQQLRYVVAIANSGTFREAASKLYVSQPSLSVAIKDLETELGFQIFIRTTTGAVLTAQGMTFYEKSLEVVKSFDSFEKHFIQPEEEDNQFSIASQHYDFLPPLMTEFSQTYPELKDFRIFESTTIQILDEVSKGLSQIGIIYMNHQNESGLFRRMEKLGLESVDLISFRTHIYLSKNHPLAEKETLQMDDLAGLPTVKFAQEKDEYLYYSENLVDTSDSTVMYYVTDRATLNGILERTNAYATGSGFLDSRSVNGITVVPLEDNLVNKMVYVKRKDTNLSPQALAFIKVMIAYFDKYKP, from the coding sequence ATGAACATCCAACAATTACGTTATGTTGTTGCCATCGCTAATAGCGGAACATTTCGTGAAGCTGCCAGCAAACTTTATGTCAGTCAGCCCAGTTTGTCGGTGGCTATTAAAGATTTGGAGACTGAATTAGGTTTTCAAATTTTTATCAGAACAACGACTGGAGCAGTTTTGACGGCTCAAGGGATGACCTTTTATGAAAAGTCTCTGGAAGTTGTCAAAAGTTTTGATTCTTTTGAAAAACACTTTATCCAGCCTGAGGAAGAAGATAATCAGTTTTCAATTGCAAGTCAACACTATGATTTTCTCCCACCCTTGATGACGGAATTTTCGCAGACTTATCCTGAGCTCAAAGACTTTCGAATTTTTGAGTCAACGACCATTCAAATCCTAGATGAGGTTTCTAAAGGACTTAGTCAAATTGGAATTATTTACATGAATCATCAAAACGAGAGTGGGCTGTTCCGTCGTATGGAAAAATTGGGATTGGAATCAGTCGATCTGATTTCATTTAGAACCCATATCTACTTGTCAAAAAATCATCCCTTAGCTGAAAAAGAAACGCTCCAGATGGATGATTTGGCAGGCTTGCCGACGGTGAAATTTGCGCAAGAAAAAGATGAATATCTTTACTATTCTGAAAATCTTGTTGATACATCCGATAGCACCGTCATGTATTATGTGACCGATCGGGCGACTTTGAACGGTATTTTAGAGCGAACGAATGCTTATGCAACAGGCTCAGGTTTTTTAGATAGCCGCAGCGTCAATGGTATTACTGTGGTTCCTTTAGAAGATAATTTAGTCAACAAAATGGTTTACGTCAAGCGCAAGGACACCAATTTAAGTCCGCAAGCTCTTGCCTTTATCAAGGTGATGATCGCTTATTTTGACAAGTATAAGCCATAA
- a CDS encoding MptD family putative ECF transporter S component yields the protein MSKPLSFNLKRIAVGAILYFLCLGLGVLLNAIVDRNGNMFYAPAFSAIFSGILYFQYLLKKPFFGLITLTSGLVSFFFLTSGHFWATILPYWLFALLADGMAMSGQYQSDWKNNFSFVFFSLTTTGPILFMWLAPKAYETMLLERGKDMTYVNRVMVAQDWQTILFFWTLTLLGAILGIWLGKTLQVSHFKKKN from the coding sequence ATGTCAAAACCATTATCTTTTAACCTTAAACGTATCGCAGTCGGTGCTATTCTCTATTTTTTGTGTCTAGGTCTTGGTGTTTTGCTTAATGCTATTGTCGACCGTAATGGCAATATGTTCTATGCTCCTGCTTTTTCGGCGATTTTCTCAGGAATCTTATATTTCCAGTACTTGCTTAAAAAACCATTCTTTGGTCTTATTACGCTAACTTCTGGGTTAGTTTCCTTCTTTTTCCTGACCTCAGGGCATTTTTGGGCGACTATTTTACCATACTGGCTTTTTGCTTTGCTAGCAGATGGCATGGCTATGTCAGGTCAGTACCAAAGTGATTGGAAGAATAACTTCTCGTTTGTTTTCTTCTCCCTAACAACGACAGGTCCGATCCTGTTCATGTGGTTAGCACCTAAGGCTTATGAGACCATGCTTTTAGAGCGTGGGAAGGATATGACTTATGTGAATCGTGTCATGGTGGCTCAAGATTGGCAAACTATTCTCTTTTTCTGGACATTGACCCTTTTAGGTGCAATACTTGGGATTTGGCTTGGGAAAACGCTTCAAGTTAGCCATTTTAAAAAGAAAAACTAA
- the tnpA gene encoding IS200/IS605 family transposase: MAQKAHSLSHTKWMCKYHIVFTPKYRRKVIYNQYRSSLGEIFRRLCSYKGVELIEGHLMPDHVHMLVSIPPRISVSSFMGYLKGKSALMMFDKHANLKYKFGNRHFWAEGYYVSTVGLNGATIKKYIQEQEKHDIALDKLSVKEYEDPFRDSGK; the protein is encoded by the coding sequence ATGGCACAAAAGGCACATAGTTTATCACACACAAAATGGATGTGTAAATATCACATTGTGTTTACCCCTAAGTATAGACGAAAAGTCATTTATAATCAATATAGAAGCAGTTTGGGCGAGATATTTCGCCGATTATGCAGTTATAAGGGGGTAGAACTTATAGAAGGACATCTGATGCCAGACCATGTTCATATGCTAGTGAGCATCCCACCACGAATAAGTGTATCAAGTTTCATGGGATACTTAAAAGGTAAAAGTGCCTTAATGATGTTTGATAAACACGCCAATTTAAAATATAAATTTGGGAACCGCCATTTTTGGGCAGAGGGATATTACGTGAGTACGGTTGGTCTCAATGGAGCCACGATAAAGAAATATATTCAAGAGCAAGAGAAGCATGATATAGCACTAGATAAGTTGAGTGTGAAAGAGTATGAAGATCCCTTTAGGGATAGTGGCAAGTAG
- the rpmA gene encoding 50S ribosomal protein L27, with product MLNMNLANLQLFAHKKGGGSTSNGRDSEAKRLGAKAADGQTVSGGSILYRQRGTHIYPGINVGRGGDDTLFAKVEGVVRFERKGRDRKQVSVYPIAK from the coding sequence ATGTTAAACATGAATCTTGCTAACTTGCAACTTTTCGCCCACAAAAAAGGTGGGGGTTCTACATCAAACGGACGCGATTCAGAAGCTAAACGCCTAGGTGCTAAAGCTGCTGATGGACAAACTGTTTCAGGTGGTTCAATCCTTTACCGTCAACGCGGAACTCATATCTATCCAGGCATTAACGTAGGTCGTGGTGGAGATGATACACTTTTTGCAAAAGTTGAAGGTGTTGTACGTTTTGAACGTAAAGGACGCGATAGAAAACAAGTATCTGTTTACCCAATCGCAAAATAA
- a CDS encoding ribosomal-processing cysteine protease Prp — protein sequence MIQATFIRTNQHLVSVEITGHAGSGEFGYDIVCAAVSTLSINLVNSMEVLTDCAADVTIDEIDGGYMKISLSDLTDLKDEKVQLLFESFLLGMTSLAENSQEFVTTKVITN from the coding sequence ATGATTCAAGCGACCTTTATTCGTACGAATCAGCATCTTGTTAGTGTTGAAATAACAGGACATGCTGGGAGTGGTGAATTTGGTTATGATATCGTTTGTGCAGCCGTTTCAACCCTATCGATTAACCTTGTTAATTCCATGGAAGTTCTAACTGACTGTGCAGCAGATGTAACAATCGATGAGATTGATGGCGGTTATATGAAGATAAGTTTATCTGATTTAACTGACCTTAAGGATGAGAAAGTTCAATTACTATTTGAATCATTTCTCCTAGGTATGACTAGTTTAGCGGAAAACTCTCAAGAGTTTGTTACAACAAAAGTCATTACCAATTAA
- the rplU gene encoding 50S ribosomal protein L21, with protein MSTYAIIKTGGKQVKVEVGQAIYVEKIDAEAGAEVTFNEVVLVGGETTKVGTPVVEGATVVGTIEKQGKQKKVVSYKYKPKKGSHRKQGHRQPYTKVVIDAINA; from the coding sequence ATGAGCACATATGCAATCATCAAAACTGGTGGTAAACAAGTTAAAGTTGAAGTAGGTCAAGCTATCTACGTTGAAAAAATTGACGCTGAAGCTGGCGCAGAAGTGACTTTTAACGAAGTTGTTCTTGTTGGTGGTGAAACTACTAAAGTCGGTACTCCAGTTGTTGAAGGAGCTACAGTCGTTGGTACTATCGAAAAACAAGGTAAACAAAAGAAAGTTGTTTCTTACAAATACAAACCTAAAAAAGGTAGCCACCGTAAACAAGGTCACCGTCAACCTTATACTAAAGTTGTTATCGACGCTATCAACGCTTAA